One window from the genome of Salvia miltiorrhiza cultivar Shanhuang (shh) chromosome 7, IMPLAD_Smil_shh, whole genome shotgun sequence encodes:
- the LOC130994776 gene encoding 40S ribosomal protein SA-like, with amino-acid sequence MASGGGQRVLSTKEADIQMMLASEVHLGTKNCDFQMERYAFKRRNDGIFIINVGKTWEKLQMAARVIVAIENPQDIIVQSARPYGQRAVLKFAQYTGTQAIAGRHTPGTFTNQLQTSFSEPRLLILTDPRTDHQPIKEGALSSIPIIAFCDTDSPMRYVDIGIPANNKGKHSIGCLFWLLARMVLQMRGVIAPGHKWEVMVDLFFYRDPEEAKAEEPEEVLALPDYGDYNAAAGGDWSSAQIPDSQWAPDAAGAIPPVASGWTADAGVGGDGWDAAAEPPAEAAAAPVDVVPGVAPAVVLTGWE; translated from the exons ATGGCGAGCGGCGGTGGGCAAAGGGTGCTGTCGACGAAGGAGGCCGACATCCAGATGATGTTGGCATCTGAAGTTCACCTAGGCACTAAAAACTGCGATTTTCAGATGGAGCGCTACGCTTTCAAGCGCCGCAACGATG GAATTTTTATAATCAATGTTGGGAAAACGTGGGAAAAGCTTCAAATGGCTGCAAGGGTTATCGTAGCTATCGAGAATCCCCAGGACATCATTGTCCAGTCGGCCAGACCATATGGTCAGAGGGCCGTGCTAAAATTTGCCCAGTATACTGGCACTCAGGCAATTGCAGGACGACACACCCCAGGAACTTTCACTAACCAGCTTCAGACATCGTTCAGTGAGCCGAGGCTCCTCATTCTTACTGATCCGAGAACTGATCACCAG CCTATTAAGGAAGGTGCTTTGTCTAGCATCCCTATCATTGCCTTCTGCGATACGGATTCCCCTATGCGCTACGTTGATATTGGTATCCCGGCCAATAATAAGGGGAAGCACAGCATTGGCTGCCTGTTCTGGCTGTTGGCCAGGATGGTGTTGCAGATGCGTGGAGTAATTGCTCCAGGACACAAATGGGAAGTCATG GTTGATCTGTTTTTCTATAGGGATCCTGAGGAGGCTAAAGCAGAAGAGCCCGAGGAGGTTCTAGCTCTCCCTGATTACGGTGATTATAATGCAGCTGCAGGTGGTGATTGGTCCAGTGCCCAAATTCCTGATTCCCAATGGGCACCTGATGCCGCTGGTGCAATTCCTCCTGTCGCAAGTGGTTGGACTGCTGATGCAG GTGTCGGAGGCGATGGATGGGATGCAGCAGCTGAGCCGCCAGCAGAAGCAGCAGCTGCCCCCGTCGATGTTGTTCCTGGTGTTGCTCCCGCAGTTGTTCTGACTGGCTGGGAATAG
- the LOC130994777 gene encoding uncharacterized protein LOC130994777, giving the protein MDLDFDKYCLVDGSPTTVLPVPRPRSCVAGRKPSGKCEFRNETPSPTEFEIDFGDYCSGSCRDVRSQRISGEVLKRGSVYQSSKEAKLIQETDAAVGRKKIEFSPRTASSLSIEIIESLCNSDEESSVMSFSEQSTASGYANGVEFCYDDSTEEASSPRGKDVALSLHRPLSARFGLPHSPANSGRDSSRASSSSRGRFSHVRNMLDPFVKSKSRRSPLCSFNETHGETTSGRPMLGDIFEKPHHVEYDHQYEEKKETHNSVPRCSPAHLHGLLKMGSKHGAPFFQFSVKSPEDVYVAKTWKVENASTWIYTFHVFPNRRKRGASGWGLKECSRESSMVGWMQVSCHLHTEFEGAGQSNDSMMTEFVLYDVLHSRKSIGDTGQFMSSKLHPELEIAAIIMQAPLEKRESLKFKSGDKKIDETHPNLLDHCRVVKAKEGVSDTSNPGKMHVVIPAGNHSLPASGSRGPSPLLDRWRSGGGCDCGGWDMACPLSVFTNKIAEEHRTELFVQGRRDNIPAFTMRVIEGGKYAVDFHAQLSSLQAFSICVAILHAAEASPTGRERSKPMLQSDALKVYTEEEIKTMLDAIAKEEKSKVKKMEQAVPSFVLSPPFSPIARV; this is encoded by the exons ATGGACTTAGACTTCGACAAGTATTGTCTTGTAGATGGAAGTCCCACAACCGTGCTACCCGTTCCTAGGCCTCGTTCGTGTGTTGCAGGTAGAAAACCAAGCGGAAAGTGCGAATTTAGGAATGAGACACCAAGCCCCACTGAGTTTGAGATTGATTTTGGTGACTACTGTAGCGGATCGTGTAGAGATGTCCGGTCCCAGAGAATCAGTGGTGAAGTGCTGAAGAGAGGATCGGTCTATCAAAGCTCCAAAGAGGCAAAACTGATTCAGGAAACGGATGCTGCTGTTGGGAGGAAGAAGATTGAGTTCTCTCCACGAACTGCATCCTCACTCTCAATAGAAATCATTGAGTCATTGTGCAATTCGGATGAAGAGAGCTCGGTGATGTCTTTCTCAGAACAAAGCACAGCTTCAGGTTATGCAAATGGCGTAGAATTCTGCTATGATGATTCTACTGAAGAAGCTAGTAGtcctcgaggaaaagatgtagCTCTCAGTTTGCACAGGCCGTTGTCTGCAAGATTTGGTTTGCCCCATTCACCTGCCAATTCAGGTCGTGATAGCTCAAGAGCCAGCAGCAGTTCGAGGGGCAGGTTTAGCCACGTCAGAAATATGCTCGACCCTTTCGTTAAATCCAAGTCTCGCAGAAGTCCATTGTGTAGTTTCAACGAAACTCATGGCGAGACTACAAGTGGTAGACCGATGTTGGGTGACATATTTGAGAAGCCACACCATGTGGAATATGATCATCAATATGAGGAGAAAAAAGAAACCCATAATTCAGTTCCACGGTGTTCTCCTGCACACCTGCACGGCCTTCTCAAGATGGGAAGCAAGCACGGTGCACCATTTTTTCAGTTCTCAGTCAAGTCACCGGAAGATGTTTATGTGGCAAAGACGTGGAAAGTTGAGAATGCCTCGACTTGGATTTACACGTTCCATGTGTTTCCTAATAGAAGAAAGCGTGGTGCTAGTGGATGGGGGCTTAAAGAATGCAGCAGAGAATCGTCTATGGTTGGATGGATGCAAGTTTCGTGTCATCTGCATACAGAATTTGAAGGTGCAGGACAGTCGAATGATTCCATGATGACAGAGTTTGTGTTATACGATGTTTTACATTCAAGAAAGAGCATCGGTGACACTGGTCAATTTATGTCATCTAAATTGCACCCGGAGCTAGAAATTGCAGCCATTATTATGCAAGCCCCGTTGGAGAAAAGGGAGAGCCTCAAATTTAAGAGTGGTGATAAGAAAATTGATGAGACGCATCCTAACTTGCTAGATCATTGTCGGGTTGTAAAAGCAAAGGAGGGCGTTTCTGATACTTCAAATCCGGGGAAGATGCACGTTGTGATACCAGCTGGAAACCACAGTTTGCCCGCCAGTGGAAGCCGTGGCCCTTCACCATTACTAGATAGGTGGAGGTCGGGTGGAGGATGTGACTGTGGTGGCTGGGACATGGCCTGCCCCCTTAGTGTTTTCACGAATAAGATTGCTGAGGAGCATCGGACAGAGCTCTTTGTTCAG GGAAGAAGAGATAATATACCGGCATTTACCATGAGGGTGATCGAGGGTGGGAAGTACGCAGTTGATTTCCATGCACAATTATCCTCGCTGCAAGCATTCTCCATCTGCGTTGCTATCTTGCACGCTGCAGAGGCCTCCCCCACCGGGCGGGAGAGGAGCAAGCCGATGCTGCAGAGTGATGCGCTCAaggtatacaccgaggaggagaTCAAAACCATGCTAGATGCAATAGCAAAGGAAGAGAAATCCAAAGTCAAGAAGATGGAACAAGCTGTGCCATCTTTTGTGCTCAGCCCACCATTCTCTCCAATAGCTCGAGTCTAG